In Labilithrix sp., a single genomic region encodes these proteins:
- a CDS encoding MotA/TolQ/ExbB proton channel family protein codes for MIVDRLLKVALAGSTWVLWLLLALSVVSFAAMLERWLFFRRHRDDVGSLRARVGKALARGDVDGAEAALSKSPSIEARVVRSAFAFRRGGPEAIADAVDSELGVARKELERGTNLLGTLGNNAPFIGLFGTVLGVIEAFHQLAGGAAKAAMGNVMSGIAEALVATGVGLFVALPAVVAYNVAQKRISEIESDAISLSKLVTAALRAPSAGAAEAE; via the coding sequence ATGATCGTTGACCGTCTCCTCAAGGTCGCCCTCGCCGGAAGCACGTGGGTGCTCTGGCTCCTCCTCGCGCTCTCGGTCGTGTCGTTCGCCGCGATGCTCGAGCGCTGGCTCTTCTTCCGCCGCCATCGCGACGACGTGGGCTCGCTCCGCGCGCGGGTCGGCAAGGCGCTCGCGCGCGGCGACGTCGACGGCGCGGAGGCGGCGCTCTCGAAGAGCCCGAGCATCGAGGCGCGGGTGGTGCGCTCGGCGTTCGCGTTCCGCCGCGGCGGCCCGGAGGCGATCGCGGACGCGGTCGACAGCGAGCTCGGCGTGGCGCGGAAGGAGCTCGAGCGCGGCACCAACCTGCTCGGCACGCTCGGCAACAACGCGCCGTTCATCGGCCTCTTCGGCACCGTCCTCGGCGTCATCGAGGCGTTCCATCAGCTCGCGGGCGGCGCGGCGAAGGCCGCGATGGGCAACGTCATGAGCGGCATCGCGGAGGCGCTCGTCGCGACCGGCGTCGGCCTCTTCGTCGCGCTCCCCGCCGTCGTCGCGTACAACGTGGCGCAGAAGCGGATCTCCGAGATCGAGAGCGACGCGATCTCGCTCTCCAAGCTCGTCACCGCCGCGCTGCGGGCGCCCTCCGCCGGCGCCGCGGAGGCCGAATAA
- a CDS encoding biopolymer transporter ExbD, with translation MAGTAAGRRGPIVGINVTPMVDVVLVLLVIMMVSATYIVAQSLKVELPKTASSDEAAPQTAAVTLTKDGKTLYNEEEIAEPALIEKLRAAHGANADLSLVVSADQEVHHGAVVHVIDIAKVEGISKFAIHVERSK, from the coding sequence ATGGCCGGCACCGCGGCGGGCCGGCGCGGGCCCATCGTCGGCATCAACGTGACGCCGATGGTCGACGTCGTCCTCGTCCTCCTCGTCATCATGATGGTGTCGGCGACGTACATCGTCGCGCAGAGCCTCAAAGTGGAATTGCCGAAGACGGCGTCCTCCGACGAGGCCGCGCCGCAGACGGCGGCGGTCACGCTGACGAAGGACGGAAAGACGCTCTACAACGAAGAAGAGATCGCGGAGCCGGCGCTGATCGAGAAGCTGCGCGCCGCCCACGGCGCGAACGCGGACCTGAGCCTCGTCGTGAGCGCCGACCAGGAGGTCCATCACGGCGCGGTCGTCCACGTGATCGACATCGCGAAGGTCGAAGGTATTTCGAAGTTCGCGATCCACGTCGAGCGCTCGAAGTAG
- a CDS encoding energy transducer TonB — protein MLTRAGILYLASFAAHGALAVGIVSLKGERRYEDVAISIVEPAKKEAAPPPETPPPPAPPPEDAPAPRKAKLAARAAEPAAPLPEAAPATAGDAVPDFGLSLGGGGAGPGLAVRAAAPAPVAASASAPPVHRVLAAAPAPAETCDEAPKKPKPIAIAQPAYTAEARAANVAGKVRVEITVDATGKVTSVRVLEGLGYGLDEAALAAARAATFEPGTKCGKPATATFTVAMRFTL, from the coding sequence GTGCTCACCCGCGCCGGGATCCTCTACCTCGCGAGCTTCGCCGCCCACGGCGCGCTCGCGGTCGGCATCGTGTCGCTCAAGGGCGAGCGGCGCTACGAGGACGTCGCGATCTCGATCGTGGAGCCGGCGAAGAAGGAGGCCGCGCCGCCGCCGGAGACGCCTCCGCCGCCCGCCCCGCCGCCGGAAGATGCGCCGGCGCCGAGGAAGGCGAAGCTTGCCGCGCGCGCCGCGGAGCCTGCCGCTCCTTTGCCCGAAGCCGCGCCCGCGACGGCGGGCGACGCGGTCCCGGACTTCGGGCTCTCGCTCGGCGGCGGCGGCGCGGGCCCCGGCCTCGCGGTGCGCGCCGCTGCTCCCGCCCCCGTCGCGGCTTCGGCTTCGGCCCCGCCGGTCCACCGCGTCCTCGCGGCGGCGCCGGCGCCGGCCGAGACGTGCGACGAAGCCCCGAAAAAACCGAAGCCGATCGCGATCGCGCAGCCGGCCTACACCGCCGAGGCGCGCGCCGCGAACGTCGCGGGGAAGGTGCGCGTCGAGATCACGGTCGACGCGACGGGCAAGGTGACGAGCGTGCGCGTCCTCGAGGGGCTCGGGTACGGCCTCGACGAGGCGGCGTTGGCGGCGGCGCGGGCGGCGACGTTCGAGCCGGGGACGAAGTGCGGGAAGCCGGCGACCGCCACGTTCACCGTCGCGATGCGGTTCACGCTCTGA
- a CDS encoding TonB-dependent receptor has product MRRRSATLAVALALLAPATASAQKLTKPPRLVQLAEAANPEKRAAEVVLRITIGATGRVEAAEVVESAGPVLDAAALAAIRDSVFEPAEIDGKPSPIKLLFRYAFTIAEEAPTTATFEGIVRDRATRKPIGGVEIEVGGLSASTDDSGHFSLTGVAPGKQAITLSGAGLTALRTEETFEAGKKLEAVYDVAAPAAAGDAAGDGDDLEIVVTAPALEKHVVATEVTAEEGRRLPGTQGDVLKVIESMPGVARAQVGSGALVVWGAAPEDTRVYVDGVRVPRLYHGGGLRSVVATDLVESVELAPGGYGAAFGRGLGGLVTVRTRRLTEPRLHASAGVDLLDASAALRAPIGERLHVAIAARRSHLDAVLNPITGGDAKDFFPIPRYEDAQARVAYEVAKDERVEVTWLHSSDDVERVATSTDPLLRKLDRRVLAFERVYARWERGGASVVPWFGLDRARREDRFGEVPAFSRQDTTLYGLRASYRGSIAKDVSVAVGLDAEVDDARLTRSGSITTPPREGDLRVFGQAPADRVNADRWKVVTAGIAPYSEFDIGLFGGRVHVAPGLRFDPYFVSVSRKTPAVGDTPGLGAFRQGAALEPRLAVRWQAEPRLLLRAAYGRYHQLPAAEDLSSVFGNPALPAAGGDHFVLGGAFKVFPKTALETTSFLTLSSDLSMRNPAAAPLLAEALLPVGDGRAYGVQTLLRQELSRRVAGWVSYAVTRSERRDTPAGAWRPSDYDQTHVLSAVGRVELGKGWEVGARARWSSGFARTRVGAAIYDARRDVYAPLFDPKNRDRLPAFFQLDLRGSKRWTLGAAGALEAYLEVQNVTNRENPEEVVYSSSYRRRAYVTGLPLLPVAGLRWER; this is encoded by the coding sequence ATGCGCCGTCGCTCCGCCACGCTCGCGGTCGCGCTCGCGCTCCTCGCGCCGGCGACCGCGTCCGCGCAGAAGCTGACGAAGCCCCCGCGCCTCGTGCAGCTCGCCGAGGCGGCGAACCCGGAGAAGCGCGCGGCGGAGGTGGTGCTCCGGATCACGATCGGCGCGACGGGCCGGGTCGAGGCGGCGGAGGTGGTGGAGTCGGCGGGTCCCGTCCTCGACGCGGCGGCGCTCGCGGCGATCCGCGACTCCGTCTTCGAGCCCGCCGAGATCGACGGCAAACCGTCGCCGATCAAGTTGCTATTTCGTTATGCCTTCACGATCGCGGAGGAGGCGCCGACGACCGCGACCTTCGAGGGGATCGTCCGCGATCGCGCCACGCGTAAACCCATTGGCGGCGTCGAAATCGAGGTCGGAGGCCTCTCCGCTTCGACCGACGATAGTGGCCATTTCTCGCTCACCGGCGTCGCGCCGGGCAAACAAGCCATTACGCTCTCGGGCGCGGGGTTGACCGCGCTCCGGACGGAGGAGACCTTCGAGGCGGGGAAGAAGCTCGAGGCGGTCTACGACGTCGCGGCGCCGGCGGCGGCCGGCGACGCGGCGGGGGACGGGGACGACCTCGAGATCGTCGTCACCGCGCCGGCGCTCGAGAAGCACGTCGTCGCGACGGAGGTGACGGCGGAGGAGGGGCGCCGCCTCCCCGGCACGCAGGGTGACGTGCTGAAGGTGATCGAGAGCATGCCCGGCGTCGCGCGCGCGCAGGTCGGCTCGGGCGCGCTCGTGGTGTGGGGCGCGGCGCCGGAGGACACGCGCGTCTACGTCGACGGCGTGCGCGTCCCGCGCCTCTACCACGGCGGCGGCCTGCGCTCCGTCGTCGCGACCGATCTCGTCGAGTCGGTCGAGCTCGCGCCGGGGGGCTACGGCGCCGCGTTCGGCCGCGGCCTCGGCGGCCTCGTGACGGTGCGGACGCGGCGCCTCACCGAGCCGCGCCTCCACGCGAGCGCGGGCGTCGACCTCCTCGACGCGTCCGCCGCGCTGCGCGCCCCGATCGGCGAGCGGCTCCACGTCGCGATCGCGGCGCGCCGGAGCCACCTCGACGCGGTGCTGAACCCGATCACCGGCGGCGACGCGAAGGACTTCTTCCCGATCCCCCGCTACGAGGACGCGCAGGCGCGCGTCGCCTACGAGGTCGCGAAGGACGAGCGGGTCGAGGTCACGTGGCTCCACTCGAGCGACGACGTCGAGCGCGTCGCGACGAGCACCGATCCGCTCCTCCGCAAGCTCGATCGCCGCGTGCTCGCGTTCGAGCGCGTCTACGCGCGCTGGGAGCGCGGCGGCGCGAGCGTGGTCCCGTGGTTCGGCCTCGACCGCGCGCGGCGCGAGGACCGCTTCGGCGAGGTGCCCGCCTTCTCGCGCCAGGACACGACGCTCTACGGCCTCCGCGCCTCCTATCGCGGATCGATCGCGAAAGACGTCTCCGTCGCGGTGGGCCTCGACGCCGAGGTCGACGACGCCCGCCTGACGCGCAGCGGCTCGATCACCACCCCGCCGCGCGAGGGCGATCTCCGCGTCTTCGGTCAGGCGCCGGCCGATCGCGTGAACGCCGATCGATGGAAGGTCGTGACCGCGGGGATCGCGCCCTATTCGGAGTTCGATATTGGCCTGTTCGGCGGGCGCGTCCACGTCGCGCCGGGCCTCCGCTTCGATCCCTACTTCGTGAGCGTGAGCCGCAAGACCCCGGCGGTGGGCGACACGCCGGGGCTCGGCGCGTTTCGCCAGGGCGCCGCGCTCGAGCCCCGGCTCGCGGTGCGATGGCAAGCGGAGCCGCGCCTCCTGCTCCGCGCGGCGTATGGCCGATATCACCAGCTCCCCGCGGCGGAGGACCTCTCGTCGGTGTTCGGCAATCCGGCGTTGCCGGCGGCGGGAGGCGACCATTTCGTCCTCGGCGGAGCCTTCAAGGTATTTCCCAAAACGGCGCTCGAGACGACCTCGTTCCTCACGCTGTCGTCCGATCTCTCGATGCGCAACCCCGCCGCCGCGCCGCTCCTCGCGGAGGCGCTCCTCCCGGTCGGCGACGGCCGCGCGTACGGCGTGCAGACGCTGCTGCGCCAAGAGCTCTCGCGCCGCGTCGCGGGCTGGGTGAGCTACGCCGTCACGCGCAGCGAGCGCCGCGACACGCCGGCCGGCGCGTGGCGCCCCTCGGACTATGACCAGACCCACGTGCTCTCCGCGGTGGGCCGCGTGGAGCTCGGCAAGGGCTGGGAGGTCGGCGCGCGCGCGCGCTGGTCGAGCGGCTTCGCGCGCACGCGCGTCGGCGCCGCGATCTACGACGCGCGCCGCGACGTCTACGCGCCCCTCTTCGACCCGAAGAACCGCGATCGTCTCCCGGCGTTCTTCCAGCTCGACCTCCGCGGTAGCAAGCGCTGGACCCTCGGCGCCGCGGGCGCGCTCGAGGCCTACCTCGAGGTCCAGAACGTCACGAACCGCGAGAACCCGGAGGAGGTCGTGTACTCGTCGAGCTACCGCCGCCGCGCCTACGTCACGGGCCTCCCGCTCCTCCCGGTCGCCGGCCTCCGGTGGGAACGATGA
- a CDS encoding WecB/TagA/CpsF family glycosyltransferase: MSERIDLLGCPFDAITEDATVDLVFRWIEDPERKSHHIITVNVAILMMAKEDPKLADAIDKADLVVVDGKPLVWTSKWLGAPVPHKVSGVDLMRRLLEEGDRRGLRIFLLGTTQERLDVLVKVIEARYPGVTIAGARNGYFKAPDYPAVTETIRESKADLLLVGMPAPFKEIWCEEHRDAIATPCMLGVGGAFDVMAGFVPRAPRLMQEAGMEWAWRLAMEPKKLWKRYLVTNSAFLALLGKTLVLRRAGGAVNRR, translated from the coding sequence GTGTCTGAGCGAATCGACCTCCTCGGCTGCCCCTTCGACGCGATCACGGAGGACGCGACGGTCGACCTCGTCTTTCGCTGGATCGAGGATCCGGAGCGGAAGAGCCACCACATCATCACGGTGAACGTGGCCATTTTGATGATGGCCAAAGAGGATCCGAAGCTCGCGGACGCGATCGACAAAGCGGACCTCGTCGTCGTCGACGGCAAGCCGCTGGTGTGGACGTCGAAGTGGCTCGGCGCCCCGGTCCCGCACAAGGTGTCGGGCGTCGACCTGATGCGGCGGCTGCTCGAGGAGGGCGACCGCCGCGGCCTCCGCATCTTCCTGCTCGGCACGACGCAGGAGCGGCTCGACGTGCTCGTCAAGGTGATCGAGGCGCGGTATCCGGGCGTCACGATCGCGGGGGCGCGGAATGGCTACTTCAAGGCGCCGGATTACCCGGCGGTGACGGAGACGATCCGCGAGTCGAAGGCGGACCTCTTGCTCGTCGGGATGCCGGCGCCGTTCAAGGAGATCTGGTGCGAGGAGCATCGCGACGCGATCGCGACGCCCTGCATGCTCGGCGTCGGCGGCGCGTTCGACGTGATGGCGGGGTTCGTCCCGCGCGCGCCCCGCCTCATGCAGGAGGCCGGCATGGAGTGGGCCTGGCGCCTCGCGATGGAGCCGAAGAAGCTCTGGAAACGCTACCTCGTCACGAACTCCGCGTTCCTCGCGCTCCTCGGCAAGACGCTCGTGCTCCGCCGCGCCGGCGGGGCGGTCAATCGACGATGA
- the wecB gene encoding UDP-N-acetylglucosamine 2-epimerase (non-hydrolyzing), translating to MSERKKRVLSVFGTRPEAIKMALLSKALEADAAFEAAVCVTAQHRSMLDQVLSIFDVKPRFDLDLMKANQGLADLTARILDGMTGVIREWRPDWIIVQGDTTTAFVAALAAFYEKVSVAHVEAGLRTGFKYSPWPEEMNRQLVGRIADLHLPPTERSRAALLAENVPAERVHVTGNTVVDALLWVSKKLDDDAAARAALDERFSMLDPKRRLILITGHRRENFGKPFEDMCNAFVDIVRARPDVEICYPVHLNPNVQAPVKAILAAADAELRGRIHLIDPVEYLPFVYLMKRCHFIVTDSGGVQEEAPSLAKPCLVTRNDTERPEAVEAGTAKLIGTKRERIVEESLRLLDDDDHYASMSRAHNPYGDGKANQRIVEILKRV from the coding sequence ATGTCCGAGCGGAAGAAGCGCGTCCTCTCTGTGTTCGGCACGCGGCCCGAGGCGATCAAGATGGCGCTGCTCTCGAAGGCGCTCGAGGCCGATGCGGCATTCGAGGCGGCGGTGTGCGTCACCGCGCAGCATCGTTCGATGCTCGATCAGGTGCTCTCCATCTTCGACGTGAAGCCGCGGTTCGACCTCGATCTGATGAAGGCGAACCAGGGCCTCGCGGATTTGACGGCGCGCATCCTCGACGGGATGACGGGCGTGATCCGCGAGTGGCGGCCGGACTGGATCATCGTCCAGGGGGACACGACGACGGCGTTCGTCGCGGCGCTCGCGGCGTTCTACGAGAAGGTGTCGGTCGCGCACGTGGAGGCGGGGCTCCGCACCGGCTTCAAGTACTCGCCGTGGCCGGAGGAGATGAACCGGCAGCTCGTCGGCCGCATCGCCGACCTGCACCTGCCGCCGACGGAGCGCTCGCGCGCGGCGCTCCTCGCCGAGAACGTGCCGGCGGAGCGCGTCCACGTCACCGGCAACACCGTCGTCGACGCGCTCCTCTGGGTGTCGAAGAAGCTCGACGACGACGCGGCCGCGCGCGCGGCGCTGGACGAGCGGTTCTCGATGCTCGACCCGAAGCGGCGTCTCATCCTGATCACCGGGCACCGGCGCGAGAACTTCGGAAAGCCGTTCGAGGACATGTGCAACGCCTTCGTCGACATCGTGCGCGCGCGGCCCGACGTCGAGATCTGTTATCCGGTGCACCTGAATCCCAACGTGCAGGCGCCGGTGAAGGCGATCCTCGCCGCGGCGGACGCGGAGCTCCGCGGGCGGATCCACCTCATCGACCCGGTCGAATACCTGCCTTTCGTTTATTTGATGAAGCGGTGTCATTTCATCGTCACCGACAGCGGCGGCGTGCAAGAAGAGGCCCCGTCGCTCGCGAAGCCGTGCCTCGTCACGCGCAACGACACGGAGCGGCCGGAGGCGGTCGAGGCGGGGACGGCGAAGCTGATCGGGACGAAGCGCGAGCGCATCGTCGAGGAGTCGCTCCGCCTCCTCGACGACGATGACCACTACGCGTCGATGAGCCGCGCGCACAACCCGTACGGCGACGGGAAAGCCAACCAACGCATCGTCGAGATATTGAAGCGTGTCTGA
- a CDS encoding glycosyltransferase yields MRVVHLTTEFPWPATSGGPVRTLSQLRIIASLPEVTSITLLSVRETDVPSVHVDALAHAFDADGSAGKLLVEPPVFHPIHLFDFKQYVPRVIALRLLGTPYLAGKWDSKHLRPRLRAALTRDRPDVVYIDHLGMAEYLPDVKAVCPRARVVLDQHNVESDFFKQFAGEKTGPKKLVARAEHRAAAAFEKHVLRTVDAVVAISNEDAKVFADFVPSVRAHVVPVVMTFDEKQRPHPGRPHFCYVGSLRWKPNVLGLDWFCQKVWPLVRARVPNATFEIAGVGLKPDDNGKLPIPETWRAPGIETVGFLEDLEPLYARSLGMIAPITGGSGVRMKLLEGFRAGLSVVTTPDGAFGLPLTDGKEALITQDPAAFAERVARIVDDGDLRARLVQAGYDFLETHHSLRVAQDVMRDALGAPIPK; encoded by the coding sequence ATGCGCGTCGTCCATCTCACGACCGAGTTCCCGTGGCCGGCGACGAGCGGCGGCCCCGTCCGCACGCTCTCGCAGCTCCGCATCATCGCGTCGCTGCCGGAGGTCACGTCGATCACGCTCCTCTCGGTCCGCGAGACCGACGTGCCGAGCGTCCACGTCGACGCGCTCGCCCACGCCTTCGACGCGGACGGCTCCGCGGGCAAGCTCCTCGTCGAGCCCCCCGTCTTCCACCCGATCCACCTCTTCGACTTCAAGCAATACGTCCCGCGCGTCATTGCGCTCCGTCTCCTCGGCACGCCGTACCTCGCCGGCAAGTGGGACTCGAAGCACCTCCGCCCCAGGCTCCGCGCCGCCCTCACGCGCGATCGCCCCGACGTCGTCTACATCGATCACCTCGGCATGGCGGAGTACCTGCCCGACGTGAAGGCGGTCTGCCCCCGCGCGCGCGTCGTCCTCGATCAGCACAACGTCGAGAGCGACTTCTTCAAGCAGTTCGCCGGCGAGAAGACGGGCCCGAAGAAGCTCGTCGCCCGGGCCGAGCACCGCGCCGCCGCGGCGTTCGAGAAGCACGTCCTCCGCACCGTCGACGCCGTCGTCGCGATCTCGAACGAAGACGCGAAGGTCTTCGCCGACTTCGTCCCCTCCGTGCGCGCGCACGTCGTCCCGGTCGTCATGACCTTCGACGAGAAGCAGCGCCCCCACCCCGGTCGCCCGCACTTCTGCTACGTCGGTAGCCTCCGCTGGAAGCCCAACGTCCTCGGCCTCGATTGGTTCTGCCAAAAGGTCTGGCCCCTCGTCCGCGCGCGCGTCCCGAATGCCACCTTCGAGATCGCCGGCGTCGGCCTGAAACCGGATGACAATGGCAAGTTGCCAATCCCCGAAACCTGGAGAGCCCCCGGCATCGAGACGGTGGGCTTCCTCGAAGACCTCGAGCCCCTCTACGCGCGCTCCCTCGGGATGATCGCCCCCATCACCGGCGGCTCGGGCGTGCGGATGAAGCTCCTCGAGGGCTTCCGCGCCGGCCTCTCCGTCGTCACGACCCCGGACGGAGCTTTCGGATTGCCGCTCACCGACGGCAAGGAGGCACTCATCACGCAGGACCCGGCCGCCTTCGCCGAGCGCGTCGCGCGCATCGTGGACGACGGCGACCTCCGCGCGCGCCTCGTCCAGGCCGGCTACGACTTCCTCGAAACGCACCACTCCCTCCGCGTCGCGCAAGACGTGATGCGCGACGCCCTCGGAGCTCCGATTCCCAAATAG
- a CDS encoding endonuclease/exonuclease/phosphatase family protein translates to MRAVCLAFVVVLAGACGDGGAATPAGGSSGAPSDNASSSSSSGGSSGAPKRDGGTEGGSPPGSAANVRVVAGNLTSGDRPTYDEGPGSRIFKGLRADIALVQELNVGDKSDAALRGWVTETFGADYNYYREAGTGLNIPNGVVSRFPILESGRWPDAPDRGFVYAKLDVPGDRDLWAVSVHLLTANATTRNNSARDLVAKLKEVVKDGEYVIVGGDLNTDTRGETCITTLDEIVDAKGAQPADADGNGNTNAPRGKPYDWVLASPNLAPHQVPTVIGANSFEKGLVFDSRVYTPLADVAPVMATDSSAKNMQHMAVVKDFQL, encoded by the coding sequence ATGCGCGCCGTCTGCCTCGCGTTCGTCGTCGTCCTCGCCGGCGCGTGTGGAGACGGAGGCGCGGCGACGCCGGCCGGCGGCTCGTCGGGCGCTCCGAGCGACAACGCCTCGAGCAGCTCCAGCTCGGGCGGGAGCTCCGGCGCGCCGAAGCGGGACGGCGGTACGGAGGGAGGCTCGCCGCCGGGCAGCGCCGCGAACGTCCGCGTCGTCGCGGGCAACCTGACGAGCGGCGATCGACCGACCTACGACGAGGGCCCCGGCAGCCGCATCTTCAAGGGGCTCCGCGCGGACATCGCCCTCGTCCAGGAGCTCAACGTCGGCGACAAGTCCGACGCCGCGCTCCGCGGCTGGGTCACCGAGACATTCGGTGCAGATTACAACTACTACCGCGAGGCGGGGACGGGCCTGAACATCCCGAACGGCGTCGTCAGCCGCTTCCCGATCCTCGAGTCGGGCCGCTGGCCGGACGCGCCGGACCGCGGCTTCGTGTACGCGAAGCTCGACGTGCCGGGCGATCGCGATCTCTGGGCGGTCAGCGTGCACCTTCTCACCGCGAACGCGACGACGCGCAACAACTCGGCGCGAGACCTCGTCGCGAAGCTGAAGGAGGTCGTGAAGGACGGCGAGTACGTGATCGTCGGCGGCGACCTCAACACCGACACGCGCGGCGAGACCTGCATCACGACGCTGGACGAGATCGTCGACGCCAAGGGCGCGCAGCCCGCCGACGCGGACGGCAACGGCAACACGAACGCGCCGCGCGGCAAGCCCTACGACTGGGTCCTCGCCTCGCCGAACCTCGCCCCGCACCAGGTGCCGACCGTCATCGGCGCGAACAGCTTCGAGAAGGGCCTCGTCTTCGACAGCCGCGTCTACACGCCGCTCGCCGACGTCGCGCCGGTCATGGCGACCGACAGCAGCGCGAAGAACATGCAGCACATGGCGGTCGTCAAAGACTTCCAGCTCTGA
- a CDS encoding DUF4105 domain-containing protein: protein MRLLFAVLFSLAALVFVREARADEPEPPPTVYLYTIGPHSDFPSRLGHALLCAREAGHDEPAHGRCFDYGVADSEDMFEVGWTAMRGRPNFVPVVIGESVMLEFFKERGRAIERQSLPLSGQEAASLVGAMEREVSSGKPFAYHPYWANCTTKLRDHIDVATNGKLRPGPSTIPPGTLRDYFEEGHSGRIAILTAMAIYFGEGNDHRPTPWEAMLVPAILRDGVAERFGVPPEQVAERLEPVLPTSRALGRIVVFVVAFALFLTVRFCARRDRLGLALKIVGGTLGTLAVTVEMTSALVKWPEISHNWALLLLWPIDLALPYLGKRLALYLKIRIAVTVVVAVLEIVSVAHQPLLQLVALVVLPFAALLSALKSAKPVTETEPAPAV, encoded by the coding sequence ATGCGTCTTCTGTTCGCTGTCCTCTTCAGCCTCGCCGCGCTCGTCTTCGTTCGCGAAGCGAGGGCGGACGAGCCGGAGCCGCCGCCGACGGTCTACCTCTACACGATCGGGCCGCACAGCGACTTCCCCTCCCGGCTCGGGCACGCGTTGCTCTGCGCGCGCGAGGCGGGGCACGACGAGCCCGCGCACGGTCGCTGCTTCGATTACGGCGTCGCCGACAGCGAAGACATGTTCGAGGTGGGCTGGACCGCGATGCGGGGGCGTCCGAACTTCGTGCCGGTCGTCATCGGTGAGAGCGTCATGCTCGAGTTCTTCAAGGAGAGGGGGCGCGCGATCGAGCGGCAGAGCCTCCCGCTCTCCGGCCAGGAGGCGGCGAGCCTCGTCGGCGCGATGGAGCGGGAGGTGAGCTCCGGCAAGCCCTTCGCGTACCACCCGTACTGGGCGAACTGCACGACCAAGCTCCGCGATCACATCGACGTCGCGACGAACGGCAAGCTCCGGCCGGGCCCCTCGACGATCCCGCCCGGCACGCTGCGCGACTACTTCGAAGAAGGGCACAGCGGACGCATCGCCATCCTCACCGCGATGGCGATCTACTTCGGCGAAGGCAACGACCACCGGCCGACGCCGTGGGAGGCGATGCTCGTCCCCGCCATCTTGCGCGACGGCGTCGCGGAGCGGTTCGGCGTGCCGCCGGAGCAGGTCGCGGAGCGGCTCGAGCCGGTGCTGCCGACGAGCCGCGCGCTCGGTCGCATCGTCGTGTTCGTCGTCGCGTTCGCGCTGTTCCTCACCGTGCGCTTCTGCGCGCGGAGGGATCGGCTCGGGCTCGCGCTCAAGATCGTCGGCGGCACGCTCGGGACGCTCGCGGTCACGGTGGAGATGACGAGCGCGCTCGTGAAGTGGCCGGAGATCAGCCACAACTGGGCGCTCCTCCTCTTGTGGCCGATCGACCTCGCGCTGCCATACCTCGGCAAGCGGCTCGCGCTCTACTTGAAGATCCGGATCGCGGTCACGGTCGTGGTGGCCGTCCTCGAGATCGTGAGCGTCGCGCACCAGCCGCTCCTCCAGCTCGTCGCGCTCGTCGTGCTCCCGTTCGCGGCCCTCCTCTCCGCCCTCAAGTCCGCGAAACCGGTGACGGAAACGGAGCCCGCTCCCGCGGTGTAA